The Homo sapiens chromosome 20, GRCh38.p14 Primary Assembly sequence AGGAGGTACTCGCCTTACAAGCTGAAGTTGCCCAACGTGAGGAGGAATTGAATTCGCTGAAGCAGAAGCTGGCGTCGGCTCTTTTGGCTGAGCAGGAACCGCAGCCAGAACGGCTGGTTCCGGTGTCGCCGCTGCCGCCGAAGGCCGCTCTGTCCCGAGATGAGATTCTGCGCTATAGCCGGCAGCTAGTGCTGCCCGAGCTGGGCGTGCACGGACAGCTGCGCCTGGGGACCGCGTGCGTGCTAATCGTGGGCTGCGGTGGGCTCGGCTGTCCACTAGCGCAGTACTTGGCAGCGGCCGGCGTGGGCCGCCTTGGCCTTGTGGACTATGACGTGGTAGAGATGAGCAACCTGGCCCGCCAAGTGCTGCATGGCGAGGCACTGGCTGGCCAGGCCAAGGCCTTTTCGGCCGCCGCCTCGCTGCGCCGCCTCAATTCGGCAGTGGAATGCGTGCCGTACACTCAGGCCCTTACGCCAGCCACTGCCCTAGACCTGGTCCGCCGATATGATGTGGTGGCTGACTGCTCGGACAACGTGCCCACTCGCTACCTGGTTAATGACGCATGTGTGCTGGCGGGTCGGCCCCTCGTGTCTGCCAGTGCCTTGCGCTTCGAGGGCCAAATCACAGTCTACCATTATGACGGTGGCCCTTGCTATCGCTGCATATTCCCCCAACCACCCCCAGCGGAGACAGTGACCAACTGCGCGGACGGCGGGGTGCTCGGTGTCGTTACCGGGGTCCTGGGCTGCCTGCAGGCCTTGGAAGTGCTGAAAATCGCTGCGGGTCTGGGCCCCTCTTACAGTGGCAGCTTGTTGCTCTTTGATGCCCTGAGAGGGCATTTCCGCTCTATTCGGCTGCGGAGCCGCAGGCTCGACTGTGCAGCTTGCGGGGAACGGCCCACTGTGACTGATCTGCTGGACTATGAAGCCTTCTGTGGCTCCTCAGCCACTGATAAATGCCGCTCCCTGCAACTACTGAGCCCAGAGGAGCGTGTTTCTGTCACCGACTATAAGCGACTGCTGGATTCTGGGGCATTCCACCTGTTGCTGGACGTCAGGCCTCAGGTGGAGGTGGACATTTGTCGTTTGCCTCATGCCCTACACATCCCTCTGAAACATTTGGAACGCAGGGATGCGGAGAGCCTGAAACTCTTAAAAGAAGCAATCTGGGAAGAGAAGCAGGGCACACAAGAAGGGGCTGCTGTCCCCATTTATGTGATTTGCAAACTGGGAAATGACTCACAGAAAGCCGTGAAGATCCTCCAGTCCTTATCAGCAGCTCAAGAGTTAGACCCTTTAACAGTTCGGGATGTTGTGGGGGGCCTCATGGCCTGGGCTGCCAAAATCGATGGAACATTTCCACAGTACTGAGGTGACTGGTATAGTCTGATGAGAAAGATGTGGATTGCCATAATACCTCAAAGATACACTTGTTTGCATTTTTCGGTAATATACATAGGAGCTGGGGATTCTACAGTATCTGTGAATACGTGGACTCCTTTTTAtaaggagttttaaaaattgttatgtaTTGGATGAATGACTTATTAATGGATTATACCGTTTCTGAgaaccatcattttttttttcagcacacGGAGGATGTCTTGGACATGTGAGATGTAACGTGACAGGATTTTGCATTTTAAACTGCAGATCATTTACATGTCCTTATTTTCCACCTCCCCCAGTCAAAATGCTTTCTAAATCATTTTCACAGATTATATACTTCGGATCTGTTTACTGTTCAGTTAAGAAATTCTTGGATCTTATTAATATTTCAGATGATAGAATACATCCTAcagaaatacatgtttaaaatgtaaattgttttaattattcagAAAGAGGGTCATTCTATTTGGCCTTTTGAATTAGtatcaaaatgagattttttttttttttttgagatggaatctctctctgttgcccaggctggagtgtagtggtgcgatctcagctcactgcaacctccgcctcccaggttcaagcgattctcctgcctcagcctcctgagtagctgggattacaggcgcacgccaccacgcctggctaatttttgtatttttagtacagagggggtttcaccatgtttgtcaggctggtctcgaactcctgacctcgtgatccgcctgcctcgacttcccagagtgctgggattacaggcgtgagccaccacaccctcccGAGATCTTTAAAGTTTACCAAAATAAAGGAAACCACCTTTGTAGTCTGTCAGTGTCTCTTATAAATTGCTACTGTTTTCTTAAAGTTAACTTCAGGGTCCACCTTATGTTGCACACATATCACATCGTTTAAATTGCATACTATGGTTTGACTTGCTTTGGAATTTTCAAGTCAAAGTCCCAACCCTTTGCCTCTCCCCCtttaatttgccttttctcttttgatttaatgtttttttattcCAGCATTTTAtactaatgtaaaatgtttttatgtttgtttacttaacattttcataaaatagtAGGTAGTCTCACCAACTTCCAATATATACAACAACATTATAAGTAAAAATTTGATTTGTGAGTGCCTATCAGTGGCCAGATGAACTAATGGCTTGTCAGAAGGGGGCCTGTGACCTCCTGCTTGCTGCATGCAGGCTTATAATCATCaattgctgctgttgtttttttaagaatgGCAGAAATCACAGATACAACTATaaaatctttgtatttctgttaaccattttttttaaagcttaaatgTATCATAAGCCAGCAAAAACCCTTTGTAGACCAGATTTACTTACCAGTTTGCAATTTGTGATATAGAATCTTGTTTTATTATAAGAGGGTGGTATTTAACAAATTCAAAATTAGTCATCACTTTTTAACTGTGAAACATTGTAACTAATTCTTTGAACAGGTATACTTAAAGTATGGTATACCCTTCTGTTATAAAGATGAAGCAGGTCTCTTATGACTGTTCCTGCCAACGAGTTATGGAGGTAAATGACTGTGACCTGGAGTGGAGAACAAAGATGGCTGGCCTGTGTTTTTCATCTCCTTCTTCCAGGGACAACTGATTCTGATACATAGCAGGAAACAAATAGCGACACACAGGAACAATTTCATATTCTAAAGACTGAAGTCCTAAAGTTATAGACAGTTGTAGTTCCTATAAACCTGGTTGTCACAGGGGACAGGCAAGAGAAGCTGACTAGCTAAGTGTTAAAAGGTTTACTAAAGTGATAGGAGGTGCTTTTGAGAATTTTGGGGACAGATTCAAGGCTGTACTTCTAGGAATGATGCCCGAAATCATGCACAAAACTGGCCTTAGGAGAACAGTGTCTATGTTGTGCTGCCCTATCAAGTACCGGAGGAAACGCCACTACAGTCTCACCAGTTTCACTTGACGTGCCCCCCCAACTCTCCCAGAAAGCCCAACACTTCAGCCACAGTCCATGTGTCGAGAAACAGAGTCACTACATTATTCTTTTCTGAGTCAAGCCTTATGAGGGTGCCTGGTAGGCAGAGTCTAATTACATGCCTACATCTtagctgcaagagaggctgggaatTTGTGTTTTGATATCTACAATAGGAAGACAGAACTCATGATGTGGGATTTTCCCAAatagtgaaatatttttcaaaagatggGCTGTTAAGAATATAACAGATACCCAGTACACAACCCAGATCTatttcagtatttgttttttgttgttgttgttttggagacagagtctcgctctatcccccaggctggatggagtgcagcggcacaatctcggctcactgcaacctccacctcccatgttcaagtgattctcatgcctcagcctcctgagtagctgggattacaggcacctgccaccacatctggctaatttttctatttttagtagcgatggggtttcgccatgttggcctggctggtcttgaactcctgacctcaggtgatctgtgcacctcagcctcccaaagtgctaggattacaggcatgagtcactgcacctggcatatATTAGTATttgaaatttggttttctctggGGATTGTAGCTAGGTTTTTATGGTGAGATAGGATTTGaacataatttgttttttgagacgaagtcttgcttcgtcgcccagggtggagtgtagtgttgtgatcacagctcgctgtggcctcaacctcctgggttcaagtgatcctcccacctcagcctctcaagtagcttgaattacagttgtatgccaccatgcctagccattttttaatttaaaaattttttggtagCAATGGGGTCTGAATATGtggcctaggctgatctcaaactcctgggctcaagcatccctcctgcctcagcctcccaaagtgcttgggattacgggtatgaggcaccatgcccagcctgaacttgatttttttgttgtttccttttcaTAACAAACATCAAATGCCTTCAGTGTACTAGTTCTTCTAGGTTCTGGAATAAAAATGAGCAAGAGGTTTCCTGTTGTAGAGGAGTTTATATTTAAATGGTGATAAGTAAATTACTGATAAGTgccataaaagaaatgaaactgtgACATAttagggtgggggaggggatctGTTTTGAATAGCTTAATTATGGAAGGCCTCAGAGATGACATTAAACCCAAAACCTGAAAGGTGAGAAAGAGCCAGTTACAGAAGATCTGAGGAAAATTCTATACTGGGAGAAAAATAACTGTAAAGACCTCAAGGTAAATAAACTTGGAATGTTCCGTTCAAGAAACTGCAGAGGCAAGTTGGGTTGCAAACAATTAGGGAGAGTGGGACAGGGTGAGGTTTGAGAAGCAGGGAACATCATAAACTTTGTAGACCATAGTAGTTTGGTTTTTATTCTAAAtacaataatagctaatattttgagcacttactgtgttatttgggatttgaatccagatgcTCTGGTTGAAGAGCCCATTCCCTAAGTGTCATGCTATACTGACTCTAAGCAAAACTTTGCCATTGCTTCATATGTGTTCATGCCCTGTCAGGGCATAGAAAGCAATCTATGTCCTGACAATCACGGAAGTGTATTCCAGATACAATAGAAATGTACTCTGAGACATTTGGTATGCCTCCTTCTCTCTAGATGTGGAACTCCAGAGTGAAATCTTGGGGAATCCTCTGTGTAACACTGGTGTATTACACAGGCAGTgtcccgaggtgggtggatcacttgaggtcaggagttgagaccagcctggccaacatggagaaaccctgtctctactaaaacaaaatttgccgagtgtggtggtgtgcgcctgtaatcccagctacttgggaggctgaggcaggagaatcacttgaacctgggaggcagaggttgcagtgagctgagatcgtgccattgcactccagcctgggcaacgagtaaaattctgtctcaaacaaacaaaaaccaagccCAGAATTTGGGTGAAAAATAGGATAGTTTATTATGAAGTACTGTGGATTGACACTGACTCTGGTTTCCAATCTTTAGTTCAATTATTCACGATTTAAAAAACAACAGTTGTGAATTATCTAGGTGTTtttttctgctgctgctgcctttttttttgtgggggggacagagtctctctctcctaggctggagtgcattggcatgatcttggctcactgcaactcagCTTAGGACTATTTAATTAATCAACAGCTGCTATGTATTTTATCCTCATGCGCATTGCTCTGTAGAGAAACATCTGCCCATGTCTGTAGGCTTGACAACCCTGACCTTGCACAAAGGCCCGAGTTTCCCATTTATTTGCTTCTATTCTATCAGAACTAGAACCCAAGTGCTTATTATAAGTAGAGGACATGCAATGGGGAAGTCATTTAGGTCATGCCAAGGAAACACAACGggttcatttaagaaatatttaatgctCATTACAAATGGTCAGGTACTGATGCCTGACACAGAGGGACACAACCACGAACAAGACAGACTGGGCGTCTTGTCCATACAACCTTACATCCTAGTAGAAGAGGGAGAGGACAGATAACCAGTTATACAGTCATAGATTGTGATTTGTAAGAAGCAATAatggctgggggctggggtggtAGCCAGAGAAGACCCCTGGCAAGGGGCCGTTTCAGCCAAGAAGCTTGAAGGAGATGGCAGGAGCCACGAGGTGAGCTGGGAAGAGCATTCAGGCAaggggaacagcaagtgcaagggTTCTGAGGCTGGAAAGAGCATTTCAAGTTGGGATACACATAGAAGCCAGCTAAGGCCAGAGCACAATGAATGGGAAGAGGGAGGCCAGGGCCAGATGGCGCAAGGCATTGTGGGCTATGGTGAGGAGGCTGGATCTTATTCTAAGGATCATGGAAACCCATGGGAGGTTTTAAGAAGGAGGATgtggccaggaacagtggctcacgcctgtaatcctagcactttgggaggccaaggtgggtggatcacctgaggtcaggagtttgagaccagcctggccaacatggcaaaactccgtctctactaaaaatacaaaaattagccgggcagtagtggtgcatgcctgtaatcccagctattcaggaggctgaggcgggagaatcgcttgaacccggggggcagaggttgcagtgagccgagattgcaccacttcactccagcctgagcaaaagattgaaactccatctcaaaaaaaaagaaaaaaaaaaggaggatgtGCTGGTGTGCAGGGACCCTGTTTCTAAATTACCAAGATTCTTCCGGCCCCTCTGTGAAAAAGGGAGATTATGGTGCAAGGACAGAGGCAGGCGATCAGCTAGGCACAGGTGAAAAGTGATGGCACCTAAGTATgtcagtttcctattgctgctgtgacAAGTTACCACAAACGAAGTGGCTTGACACAGGTTTATTCTCTTACCAtcctggaagtcagaagtcctaaaatcaaggtgtgatcagggctgcttttttttctggaggctctgggagagGATTCGTTCctggccttttccagcttctagaggctgcctgccttCATCGGCTCTCGACCCTTCCTCCATCGTCGAAGCCAGTGGTATATCAATTTCAACCCCTAACTCCGTCGTGATGCCCTCAGTCCAACTCTCCCTCACAAactctgtcattcttttttttttttttttttttttgagacagagtatcgctctgccacccaggctggagtacagtggctccatctcggctcactgcaacctccgcctcctgggttcaagtgattctcctgcctcagcctcccgagtagctgggactacaggcatgtgccaccacgcctggctaatttttgtatttttagtagagacagggtttcaccatgttggccaggctggtctcgaactcctgacctcaggtgatccatccgcctcaggctcccaaagtgctggaatcataggcgtgagccaccgcatccagccttgTCTGCCTCTTCTAAGGGCTTGTGATTATATAGGGCCCAACTGGCTAATCCAAGCTACACTCCCcatcacaggatttttttttttaaccttgcaGCTCCAGCTCAAAGGATCAGACTTCCTAACTTAAATTacacctgcaaagtcccttttaccatgAAAGTAACATATTTACAGGCTCCAGGGTTTCAGGCTTGACATCTTTGGGGGCTGTTATTCAACTGGCCACACTAGGACTAGAATGGGTGGTAGAGAGGAGGGAAGTAGACAGATTGGCGCGGTGACTTGGAGGTGGACATCTTTGAAGGatcagaggagggagagggggaagtCAAGATGCCTCAGGGTTGGGCTTGAGCACCTGGATGGACTGGGTGGATGTTTGTGTTATTTACTGGGATGAGGATACTGATGAGAGCCACTGGGGGAGGACTGAGGACAGCAAGTAAGAAACATACTTTCTCCTTCAATATAGAGTATTCTTTTATGTCCATGGAATCATTAGACACACAATGAGAGAAGCACCAAGCAAGACATGCCAAATCTGTTCTTTATGGAGAATCATGAAACCTTCCTGGTGCCACAAGAAACCTCCTTACCAGGGGCAAACCAACCCAAGCCAAGAAGTAATTGTCTTCTACTCCTACAGATAGGAGACAGCAACTCCATAGACTTAAGTATACAGTAAAGtattactttatattttgtaGGCTTAGTATCCTACTAAGCAAGTAATTCGAGATTCCTGAAATTTGGAACCATTATAAAAAATCTTTAATTGAAcaaattatatatagaaaaatgcacaaatcctggctgggtgtggtggctcacacctgtaatcccagcactttgggagaccaagatgaggggatcacttgagtcccggagttcgagaccagcctgagcaacatagtgagaccctgcctctatttttaaaaaagaaaaatgcacaaattCTAAGTGTACTGCTTGATTAATTTTCATAACTTGAACACACTCTTGTCACCATCTCCCTCCTAGACCAAGAAACATAATGGTAGGGGAACCCAGAGCCTCCCTCATGCTCtttcccatcccccaccccaccccccgggAGGCCCTGCAAACTGTGAACCTATAAAAGAAAGCCATGAAAGGAAATAAGCTTATTCTTAGAAATTTTACTATCAGTTTTCAAGATGCAGCCCCaatcaaacatttttttccccttcattatTTAGTTTGAAATTTGGGTCCCCACTTTAAGTGGCTTTACTATAAATGGCATTTTCCTGCTGCCAGAGATACTTGCCTAGCTGACCTTAGCTCCCCTGGCTATGAGAATTGCATCCTGGTAGACTGATTTTCAGATGGGAGGACAAGCTAAATTGGCCAGAATTAATGCAAAGTGAAAGGCTGCCTTGAATGAGCCGAGCTCAGAAATTCAGTGTTAAGGCTTTCACCCGGCCTTATCTTATTACATCTGGGGATTTCTGCTTGGCCCAGCTGACATGGCATATGGAGAGCCGAGGGAGAGACCCACAGACCACACAGGGGACACTTGCCATTTGACACGCTTGAAGAGTTTGGAAGAATGTTCCTGCAGCCTCGGGAAGGAAGGCTTCGCTGATGAATAGAGCAGCTTATGCCAGTGGACCGAGGtgattctttccttctgtttctcagCCAGGGGTAGCTGCAGGGCCTAAATTGAGCTTCTCCATCACTCCCTGccttcctcaaatatttttgagcaccttCTCTTCACCAGCACCGGGAAGACAGCACTGTGAATAAGGTAGACACATTCTTTGCTCCTCCAAAGCCCCCATCGTTGCTTTGAAATGAGGAGAGTAGTGTTAAAAAACGAGGTACACAGTGAGAACTAGCGACATAATTTGTAGGTTCCCTGTTCAAAAACTACTAATAATTTCATTGCCAGCCAATAAATTGTCACACAGTTGAAAATGATATGTCACAACACTCctttattgtcttacagttctggaagtcgAAGTCCTAAAATCAAGCTGTCATCAAGGctgctttaataaaattaaatttgcaccaaaaccaaccaaacaaaaagaatatcATGATGACAGCGGAGCATTCAACCAAGCACAAGGCCCTCTGAGCATGCGGCCCTGTGACTGCACACGCCGTGCACTCATgcagctggccttgaactcaaTAATATAGTGTAGGGCACTCCgccatgtctggagacattttgattgtcacaactgcggggggaggggaggtgctactggcatccagcagggagaggccagggatgctgataaacatcctacaatgtcCAGGACAGCCCCCATCGCAAAGAATCATCTGGACCCCCAACGTCAATTGTGTCGAGGTTGAGATATTCTGCTTTTATCAATGACAGTTTCAATGTaggccagaaagaaaaaagaaattctgaggGTTTTATGAAAGCATACATACTGCCGGGGGGCTTGCTTTGTCTGGGGAAGGCCTCTTGGAGAAAAGGACCTTTGAGCTGAGACGTGAAGAATGCGAGCGAATTAGCCaagccaaaaaaaggaaaaggaggtagCAGATGTTGGGATTTTAGAGGGCCAATGCTTCgcatccttttctttcatacTGAGGTTCAGAACCAAGTGAGAAAGAGATGCTTGAGTTAGGAAGACGATGAAAATTCCACCTTTATGAGTAAGaaagctattaggttggtgcaaaagtaattgtggttttgtcattaaaagtaatggcaaaaacacgggccaggtgcggtagctcatgcctgtaatcccagcactttgggaggcgaaggcgggtggatcacttgaggccaggagttcaagaccagcctagccaacatggtgaaaccctgtctctactaaaaatacaaaaattagttggggtgtggtggtaggtgcctacaatcccagattctctggaggctgaagcaggagaatctcttcaacccaggaggcggaggttgcagtgagctgagatggcgccactgcactccagcctaggcgacagagtgagactctgtgtcaaaaacaaacacacaaacaaaacaaaacataacaaaaaaacaagtaatggaAAGAAccacgattacttttgcaccaacctaatatttggGGACTATGTTTAGGTATGGCCAGTCTTGCTAACATGCTGTCCCACCCTTTCCCACACACATACTGTCCCAGTCTGCAGGTCCACCAGAGGGACAGAGCCGCCCTGCTGCTCAGCAgacaaccccccacccccaggccaaTCTTAAAAAGAGGCAAGAGGCAAGGCAGAGCACATATGCCCAGTTCCTTCTCTCAAACTCTCCAGCTGGCCACATCAGTCATCCTTCCTGGATGGGCGTGGGAAGgtggagcaagacagagagacaCCAGGACTTACTCTGGGGCAGCACTCTCCACTCCACCTCAGCTGCAGAGTAAAATGGCTTGgggcacttttttttt is a genomic window containing:
- the MOCS3 gene encoding adenylyltransferase and sulfurtransferase MOCS3; this translates as MASREEVLALQAEVAQREEELNSLKQKLASALLAEQEPQPERLVPVSPLPPKAALSRDEILRYSRQLVLPELGVHGQLRLGTACVLIVGCGGLGCPLAQYLAAAGVGRLGLVDYDVVEMSNLARQVLHGEALAGQAKAFSAAASLRRLNSAVECVPYTQALTPATALDLVRRYDVVADCSDNVPTRYLVNDACVLAGRPLVSASALRFEGQITVYHYDGGPCYRCIFPQPPPAETVTNCADGGVLGVVTGVLGCLQALEVLKIAAGLGPSYSGSLLLFDALRGHFRSIRLRSRRLDCAACGERPTVTDLLDYEAFCGSSATDKCRSLQLLSPEERVSVTDYKRLLDSGAFHLLLDVRPQVEVDICRLPHALHIPLKHLERRDAESLKLLKEAIWEEKQGTQEGAAVPIYVICKLGNDSQKAVKILQSLSAAQELDPLTVRDVVGGLMAWAAKIDGTFPQY